The nucleotide window ACTTATGCAGCCAAATATTTCAATTGCTCTTACCGTGCCACACATGACTAAGGAAAAGTACAGTCAGGAAACGGGCATAGATGCGGATACCATCGATCTGATGCTCAAAGATGGCCGCTTATCTTCTTATCGTCATCGTCTCCGTAAAGATGGCAAACGCGAACTTATTCTTATCAATGTTGTAGCTCTCGCCATCGATGCACTTACTGATCACAAAGTAAAGTTCTCAGAGTCAATGTCAGGTACTCAACGGCGTACCTCCCGTAGCGCTTAAGTTCATTATCGGGATTAGAGGGTTAAAAGCGATGTTTGATTTTCAGGTTTCCAAATACCCGCATTTTGATAATGCCTGCCGTGCATTCGCGCTGCGTCACAACTTAACTGATGTTGCTCTAGCGGCAGGTATGAACATTCAGATGCTGCGTAACAAGCTAAATCCTGATCAGAAAAATCAACTGACGTGTGGCGATCTTATGCGCCTTACAGATGTAACTGAGGATGCTGGTTTGCTGGATGCACTGCTGGCTCAAATGCATTGCCTGCCGTCTGTGCCGGTTAATGAAATGACCGCAGACAAATTGGATGTATACGCCTTGAGGGCTACGGCAGAAGTAGGTCAGCTTGCAGCGTTTGCCGCATCGGGCGCGAAAATGACGCCAGGCTGCAAAAGCGCGTTAGTGTCCAGCATTAATTCAGGGGTTCGTTATCTGTCTCTGGCGGCACTGGCGATACAGGCACGGATCCACAGTAACCCCACGCTTTCATCAACCGTTGATGCCGTTAGTGGATTAACTGCATCAATTGGCCTGAGTTGAGGTGACTATGACTTTTTCCGTAGCACCACTTCTGAAGCGTCAGAATCCTTCCCCCGCTTATGGCAATGGCTGGATTATGGGTGAGAACGGCAGGCGCTGGCATCCGTCAAATTCGCAGGTGGAATTGCTGGCAGGGTTAACCAATAACGGGAGTAAGAGTAAATGGCTACCAAAGCTGATCAAGCTATTGTCCCAATGACTGCCGGGGAGCGGGTTAAAGGCTTAAGCCACATCGCCAACATTCGCA belongs to Erwinia pyri and includes:
- a CDS encoding phage regulatory CII family protein, producing MFDFQVSKYPHFDNACRAFALRHNLTDVALAAGMNIQMLRNKLNPDQKNQLTCGDLMRLTDVTEDAGLLDALLAQMHCLPSVPVNEMTADKLDVYALRATAEVGQLAAFAASGAKMTPGCKSALVSSINSGVRYLSLAALAIQARIHSNPTLSSTVDAVSGLTASIGLS
- a CDS encoding phage filamentation protein Fil family protein — protein: MTFSVAPLLKRQNPSPAYGNGWIMGENGRRWHPSNSQVELLAGLTNNGSKSKWLPKLIKLLSQ